The proteins below are encoded in one region of Triticum aestivum cultivar Chinese Spring chromosome 1B, IWGSC CS RefSeq v2.1, whole genome shotgun sequence:
- the LOC123136708 gene encoding RING-H2 finger protein ATL66, giving the protein MAAQEGAAGTANQVARVRYGDVDDSNFMLRGRAVPLLAGLLALLVAFVAVCLYLRWACGRRRARRDADREASSSSAAASPVPGLDADAINGLPVTLYSPPASSPVRSPSRQKGDGGDEEQAAECSICISALVAGDKVKALPPCGHCFHPECVDAWLRSQPSCPLCRTLLLPAAAVAKPVDVVNGGDPPPV; this is encoded by the coding sequence ATGGCCGCGCAGGAGGGCGCCGCGGGGACGGCGAACCAGGTGGCGAGGGTGCGGTACGGCGACGTCGACGACAGCAACTTCATGCTGCGCGGCCGCGCCGTGCCGCTGCTGGCCGGCCtgctcgcgctcctcgtcgccttcgtcgccgtctgcctctacCTGCGCTGGGCGtgcggccgccgccgcgcccgccgcgaCGCCGACCGCGAGGCCTCGTCCTCGTCCGCCGCGGCGTCGCCCGTGCCCGGCCTCGACGCCGACGCCATCAATGGGCTGCCCGTCACGCTCTACAgcccgcccgcctcctcgccggtgcgcTCCCCTTCTCGGCAGAAGGGCGACGGCGGAGACGAGGAGCAGGCGGCGGAGTGCTCGATCTGCATCAGCGCGCTGGTGGCCGGGGACAAAGTGAAGGCGCTCCCTCCCTGCGGCCACTGCTTCCACCCGGAGTGCGTCGACGCCTGGCTCCGCTCCCAGCCCAGCTGCCCGCTCTGCCGcaccctcctcctccccgccgccgccgtcgccaagcCGGTCGACGTTGTCAACGGAGGCGACCCGCCGCCGGTGTGA